ttcccttcacctgacgtgcatgtctagccttgtaaccaaataggcttctgccgcgcgggggctagaggacaccccttatgtAGGCAGGAAACCGCATACGAAaagatgaaacatatatatatatatatatatatatatatatatatatatatatatatatatatagaaaaggtatgcgcgagtaaatattttcaTTGGCATTAAATGTGATTACAACCGctacacatccaaacggacggaaattacattaaaagaaaaaataatgtgctaaagcATGTTGGAATGATCAGGTCCAACCAGCTACATGTAACACTTTTTCAACagcgtcgcatgccaagtgcgtttcacaggtttcccATCTAATGTAGCAAGATGGCATGCCCCTATGTTGCTTGCTCCCACTACCCTGTATGGGCCTTCCCAGTAGGGGCCCAATTTTCTAGTATCTTCtacatgacttgcgtcgttcttATGCAATACTAGATCCCCACATTTATAAGAGCGTGAACGTACACGCAGATTGTAATACTTTGCGATTTTTTGCTTATTGTTAGCTTCCTTGactgccgcagagagtctgcgttcttctagCAAATTAAGATTCTCTCGCAAAGCTTCCGAGTTGGATTCTTCATCGAAATTCtggatgcggaacgttggtaccccaatttctacgGGCACAACAGCTTCTGAACCATATACCAAGCTGAACGAAGTCTCGCCAGTGCTTGCTTTAGGCATTGTTCGATGTGCCCACAACACCTTTGGCAGCTCATCTACCCAACCAATATGGCCATGACCCAGTCTGGCCTTTATTCTGGCCACTATATCTCGGTTGGTAACTTCACATTGGCCATTTGCTTGCTGGTGTACAACCGATgggaaagtttgcttaatattgagCTCTGCGCACCAACTGggaaaaggatcccccgcaaactgcgTGCCATTGTCACTAACAATTTTGTTTGGTATACCGAATCaacagacaatgtcttcccatacaaaattccgcactcttttccctgaaattgttgccagcggtctcTCTTCTACCCACTttatgaaatagtcgattgcaacaatcaagaatttgatattTCCTGCgtatgcagagtatgcgtaagatactgatgtaTGTTGTATAATTATGATATGTAATAAATGattatattacctcggccttttggaaatggtccgactatgtcaattgcccatttgcagaatggccatagtGAGGAGACTggaatcattggatgcgcaggtgctctgctgattGGCGCATGTATTTGGAAAGATTCACAGCGCTTAACTATGCTTGCAGTGTCGGCGTACATGGTTggccaataataacctaaccgCATAATCTTTGACataatagacctgtgccccgagtGAAGAGTACATGCACCCTCATGAACCTCGCGTACAACCTCCTCTGCTTCATTTGGGCCAATGCATCTTAAATGCGGTCCTAAATAATTTCTTCGATATAGGaaatcaccctcaagggcatacattgGTGCCTTGGTACGAACTTTCTTTGCGTCGGCAGAATCTGCGGGCAACGTGCCATCCCGCAAAAAAGCAATGAggggtgtcatccatgttgagatGGATTCCTCAACAAGTGCCACTaagggcatcataacaatggatttcgcatgcaaTTTTTCTATGAGAATTcttttccccagatgatcaaaggctAATGCGGCCAACTTGCTAAGTGTGTCCGCTTTCTTATTTTGTCCTCGCATTACATGAGAAacttgaaaagcttcaaactgatcggcgaggttatgaacaagcgataaatattgctgtATGGCTATGTCATGCACTTCGAAGTCACCGTTAACTTGGCTGCATACTAGCTTTGAGTCCACATAAGCGTGCATTACTTTTACATTCAATTTATGCGCAATCCACATACCCGCTAAcaaagcctcatattctgcttcattgtttgtaACATCAAAATTAAACCGCAATGCATACGTATGCTCTTCACCATCCGGGCCAGTTAAAATTACCCCTGCACCTGCGCCCACTGCGCTACAGGCGTCATCGGTGTATAACTCCCACGACGTCAGAATTGGTGCAGGCGTGTCTTGATGTTTAGCAGATGCTTCAACATCTGCGGGTAACTCTGCCAGGTAATccacaagtatttgacccttaaccgcgcttcgcgaagaaaaGTTTATTTCGTGTTCCCCTAATTCAACTGCCATTTAGCCATTCAGCTAGAaacctcaggcttgtataacacccgTAAAAAAGAAATTGCGTTAATCAATGAGGTATGCCCGGACATTGCCACAATATAAGCAGTTACCAACCTGTTTAATTGGTTGGTTGATATAGCCAAAACATACGGTTttgttcgtgcggtgtcgttaggtcgcatggTGTCAAATTTGGTATAGCACAGAGAAGTTgtcgtttaatttatattttgcggggcctaaatttacttttaactttctaatgtagaaggtgtaagttaacctagggtcatgcttttgaatggtttaatgaattgaagatcaagtggataattgtcttttatttaaattacctggataaaagatagtagttggtttaagctaaaatcctaattgcggaaaagtaaataaagtgggaggatgtccggagtgtgcagatcagggaaatgttgaccaagatatcagtttgggttagggaaaggtaattatgttgatattaaatcttatgattgaaatggtgtagatctggttggatgagccaattacacagacatacttatctctaaactctcagagttctcgttgagcagtgaaaagtatgtcacgtggttgtataaCTGAAACgtgacaatacctcggaggttacccttagtaaagcactaggtttattagcgagttgagttctaatcctaaccctcattatcagtttggttaactgaataacaacgtgccgtgttgattgaacactgatcacaaacagaaggagtccgtcgggtttaGTTGACAaagccttaaatgaaaactaacaaccatttcatcatactaatgagatcaaaccaagacGAACGTTATACAGCATtaaagttgatatactgaaagtaaagcagatagaaacctaacaggtGCCTAGACAGTtggtatgacttaatcctagggcaacaatcaaacaagaacatgcaatagattTGGATCATACAGTCAGGGTACTGGCTAGATCTTAACATCtcttaagaggtctctttggaatagtcaataggcatactaggtcattcatgtctcaattcctaggttccgtgtcctaaaagcgcattaaatgcctcttggaaattccggccataccgagtccatagaatcttcagatacagtataaccaggggtcttaatcctatgaagtagctaagttcatataggtggaaaagtcctgatcacaacctaggttggtcaatccttaagatgctagcatacaaatctatcagacttcctagttcagcctAATAACAataatcgtactaatttaacataattacgctaacccaaacttttatcatggaaacatacagattacttaagctatcatggtaatattggaacgcattattaaacataaaaggtaaggatacatgtttaatacaaaagacaagcgtttcggataaaaacctgaaaaggccgaagaaatctgccctagatcgcagggactcgccggaatatcctccgaaaaataaaagctaagctagctactactaaaaactaacctaaaacttgagaatataaaatgaattgtaaattgagtgtgtgttgaattggatggagaaagccctttaaatagacttgatttttgcctgcaaacggctggcaggccgtttggcaaggtcATTTTCCAAGCCAGGCCGTTTGCTtgggccatttggcaggccatttctgagccaggcaagccgtttggcaggctgtttagcttgcctggtcagcctgatttcctggACCGTAACTCGTTTTCTTGTCTTTCgccgtttttgctctagattcttcgttttagctccgttctacttgattctttttgcatcgtctttgtaattacttaatctacaaaattaaccgacaTAGCGATTATTTTTgcaataaagtttggaactttatgggttttagggcccaatatcgggggtaaaaacgtgactttttggccgatatcaaataccccacacttagctttgcttgtcctcaagcaaatagcgggaatataaggatctttctaatagattatCCTTCGCCTATTGATGTTATTCGAGGTatagtacgtaatactattaattttactacgaaatactattaaatacgttacaattttacacaagttatttatttatttatagaatggatatacctaaaccttgctacaacacttataggcagtgtacctaatcgtagagtagtgtagtttttagtaagtccgattcgttccacagggagctcactaagtttaacgctatatttattttaaactatatttgaatatatatatatatatatatgtatatatatatatatattatatatatgtatatatatatatatatatacacacacacacatatatatataagtagtattattattattataaaaggggggtttttaccgtttagtgactggTTTGTCGAGTTTATGTCTTAAgtgacaattaaaacctaatgtaaaacattaaatataaatacaacttaatttaaagcgtaaagtaaatgacgataaataaaatgacgataaataaaatgacggtaaataaaagtacgatgagatat
The window above is part of the Rutidosis leptorrhynchoides isolate AG116_Rl617_1_P2 chromosome 1, CSIRO_AGI_Rlap_v1, whole genome shotgun sequence genome. Proteins encoded here:
- the LOC139904593 gene encoding uncharacterized protein translates to MAVELGEHEINFSSRSAVKGQILVDYLAELPADVEASAKHQDTPAPILTSWELYTDDACSAVGAGAGVILTGPDGEEHTYALRFNFDVTNNEAEYEALLAGMWIAHKLNVKVMHAYVDSKLFEAFQVSHVMRGQNKKADTLSKLAALAFDHLGKRILIEKLHAKSIVMMPLVALVEESISTWMTPLIAFLRDGTLPADSADAKKVRTKAPMYALEGDFLYRRNYLGPHLRCIGPNEAEEVVREVHEGACTLHSGHSDNGTQFAGDPFPSWCAELNIKQTFPSVVHQQANGQCEVTNRDIVARIKARLGHGHIGWVDELPKVLWAHRTMPKASTGETSFSLVYGSEAVVPVEIGVPTFRIQNFDEESNSEALRENLNLLEERRLSAAVKEANNKQKIAKYYNLRVRSRSYKCGDLVLHKNDASHVEDTRKLGPYWEGPYRVVGASNIGACHLATLDGKPVKRTWHATLLKKCYM